In Pomacea canaliculata isolate SZHN2017 linkage group LG12, ASM307304v1, whole genome shotgun sequence, a single genomic region encodes these proteins:
- the LOC112577422 gene encoding LOW QUALITY PROTEIN: beta-1,3-glucan-binding protein-like (The sequence of the model RefSeq protein was modified relative to this genomic sequence to represent the inferred CDS: deleted 1 base in 1 codon): MTVDWSSVFLMWRVPRKVHFSYELESKDDGAITRTGVASINGDGYWRYLDEKIKLAPGDKVQYSTALWTASGKIQGLPSQWIYAPVPTLGPRHTRAVVFRDDFNGANLDRAHWKYEVSMFGEWEFIANWEFQVYTPEHANVFLQNGHLFLKPTLTISDPRFNEHFLTTGTMDMTALWGVCTNSGNYGCTREGRNGMLPPSCQVKYHHTTIRFGQVEVRARIPVGDWIWPAIWMMPRDSAYGTWPRSGEIDIMESRGNLNAHSGGVNHGVNEVSSTLHWGTAWDHNHYSLTHGEVRKSQGNFHTEFHTWKLDWTHDHIITSVDGQQVLRVVPPAGGFTELGHVTGSPWPANSKMAPFDHDFFLILNVAVGGTNGYFPDGWNYGVAKPWPNNSPHANADFWAKRNQWESTWHGNNAAMEIDYVELRSL; the protein is encoded by the exons ATGACCGTGGACTGGAGTTCAGTCTTCCTC ATGTGGCGGGTACCAAGAAAGGTTCACTTCAGCTACGAACTTGAATCCAAAGATGACGGTGCCATCACCAGAACTGGAGTCGCTTCAATAAACG GAGATGGTTACTGGAGGTATCTAGACGAGAAGATAAAACTTGCCCCGGGGGATAAAGTGCAATACTCTACAGCCTTGTGGACTGCAAGCGGCAAGATTCAGGGGCTGCCAAGCCAGTGGATATATG CTCCCGTTCCCACCCTGGGCCCTCGACACACTCGAGCTGTTGTGTTTCGGGACGACTTCAACGGCGCCAACTTGGACCGGGCCCACTGGAAGTACGAGGTGTCCATGTTTGGCGAATG GGAATTTATTGCA AACTGGGAGTTCCAGGTGTACACCCCAGAGCACGCAAACGTCTTTCTTCAAAATGGACATCTTTTCCTCAAGCCT ACACTGACCATTTCTGATCCACGATTTAACGAACATTTCCTCACGACGGGTACCATGGACATGACAG CACTTTGGGGTGTGTGTACAAACTCGGGTAACTACGGCTGTACCCGCGAAGGTCGTAACGGTATGCTGCCCCCATCATGTCAGGTAAAGTACCACCATACC ACCATCAGGTTCGGCCAGGTGGAGGTGCGAGCACGCATACCTGTGGGTGACTGGATCTGGCCAG CAATCTGGATGATGCCACGTGACAGTGCCTATGGAACGTGGCCACGCTCTGGTGAGATCGACATCATGGAGTCCAGAG GCAATCTCAATGCTCACAGCGGCGGGGTTAATCATGGCGTCAACGAGGTCTCCTCCACCCTGCACTGGGGCACTGCCTGGGATCACAACCATTATTCTCTCACGCACGGCGAGGT acgCAAAAGCCAAGGAAACTTTCACACTGAGTTCCATACCTGGAAGCTGGACTGGACTCACGATCACATCAT AACTTCTGTCGATGGCCAGCAAGTTCTGAGAGTGGTTCCTCCTGCCGGTGGTTTCACGGAACTCGGACACGTGACAGGCAGTCCATGGCCAGCCAACAGCAAAATGGCGCCATTCGATCACGAT TTCTTCTTGATCCTGAACGTGGCAGTGGGAGGCACCAACGGCTATTTCCCCGATGGCTGGAACTACGGCGTGGCCAAGCCCTGGCCCAACAACTCGCCTCACGCCAACGCGGACTTCTGGGCCAAACGCAACCAATGGGAGAGCACGTGGCATGGCAACAACGCTGCCATGGAGATAGACTACGTGGAACTGAGGAGCTTGTAA
- the LOC112553259 gene encoding beta-1,3-glucan-binding protein-like, translating into MLLLLLLAAAISVVAAVPEAVLRQDDRGLEFSLPHVPGTRKVHFDYVVELRKGESKHRTGTASRQENESSWRWRDEKVKLNNGDKVLYKVSLWIGKDKYEGSLQSWKYEPLPTLGPRRTRAVVFRDDFNGANLDRNHWKYEVSMFGGMNWEFQVYTPEHANVFLQGGHLFLKPTLTINDPRFNENFLTTGTMDMTALWGVCTNSGNYGCTREGRNGMLPPIMSGKVTTIPTIRFGQVEVRARIPVGDWIWPAIWMMPRDSVYGTWPRSGEIDIMESRGNLNARDGGGNHGVNEVSSTLHWGTAWDHNNYGLTHGEVRKSSGGFQGDFHTWKLDWTHDHIVTSVDGQEVLRVTPPGGGFTELGHVSGSPWPGNSKMAPFDQDFFLILNVAVGGTNGYFPDGWNYGVAKPWPNNSPHANADFWSKRNQWESTWHGNNAAMEIDYIELRSL; encoded by the exons atgttgttgttgttgttgctagcGGCGGCGATCTCGGTAGTGGCGGCGGTCCCAGAGGCTGTTCTTCGCCAGGACGACCGCGGACTGGAGTTTAGCCTTCCTC ATGTGCCAGGGACTAGAAAGGTACACTTCGACTACGTGGTTGAGCTGCGAAAGGGAGAATCCAAACATAGGACCGGGACTgcttcaagacaagaaa ACGAGTCTTCCTGGCGGTGGAGAGATGAAAAAGTCAAACTAAACAATGGAGACAAAGTGCTGTACAAAGTTTCTCTGTGGATTGGTAAAGACAAGTATGAGGGGTCATTACAATCATGGAAATATG AACCCCTCCCAACTCTGGGCCCTCGACGCACTCGAGCTGTTGTGTTTCGGGACGACTTCAATGGCGCCAACCTGGATCGCAACCATTGGAAGTACGAGGTGTCCATGTTTGGAGGCATG AACTGGGAGTTCCAGGTGTACACCCCAGAGCACGCCAATGTCTTTCTTCAAGGTGGACATCTTTTCCTCAAGCCA aCACTGACTATTAACGATCCGCGATTTAACGAAAATTTCCTCACAACGGGAACTATGGACATGACAG CACTTTGGGGTGTGTGTACAAACTCGGGTAACTACGGTTGTACCCGCGAAGGTCGTAACGGCATGCTGCCACCCATCATGTCAGGCAAAGTCACCACCATACCCACCATCAGGTTCGGCCAGGTGGAGGTGCGAGCACGCATCCCTGTGGGTGACTGGATCTGGCCAG CAATCTGGATGATGCCACGTGACAGCGTCTATGGAACCTGGCCACGTTCCGGTGAGATCGACATCATGGAGTCCAGAG GTAATCTCAACGCTCGTGACGGAGGGGGCAACCACGGGGTCAATGAAGTCTCCTCCACACTTCATTGGGGCACTGCCTGGGATCACAACAACTACGGTCTGACACACGGTGAAGT GCGCAAATCCTCAGGAGGTTTCCAAGGTGATTTCCACACGTGGAAGTTGGACTGGACTCACGACCACATTGT AACCTCCGTCGATGGCCAGGAAGTTCTGCGTGTGACTCCTCCTGGCGGTGGTTTCACGGAACTTGGTCACGTGTCTGGCAGCCCATGGCCTGGTAACAGCAAAATGGCGCCCTTCGATCAGGAT TTCTTCTTGATCCTGAACGTGGCAGTCGGAGGCACCAACGGCTATTTCCCCGATGGCTGGAACTACGGCGTGGCCAAGCCATGGCCCAACAACTCGCCTCACGCCAACGCTGACTTCTGGTCCAAACGCAACCAATGGGAGAGCACGTGGCATGGCAACAACGCCGCCATGGAGATAGATTACATCGAACTC